TGCGGAAAATCACTTGCCTGCAAAGATGTTTGCCCCAAGAAGATAGATACGGAGAAGCTTATGGTCAACGCAAATGCGTTTGCCATCTGGAAACGGAAAAGAGGATAGCAATGATCGTCAACAAATCGAAAATAGAATTTGCCGCGACAGACGCTGTGCTTGCGATCTTTGCAGTGCTGTTTTTTATCGGCATTCGTTTCTGGTTCCCCGTATGCGCCCCAATGGGAGACAGCGTGATGTCATGCTATTGGGCGGGAGAAGTATTGAAGGCGGCGTCATGGCTCGTTTTGATACTGTCTTTTATCCATATTGTTGCGCCGAGCGGCAAAATAAAGACGGGAATAGACATTTCCTTGATAGGCCTAGCCATTTTCACCATGAGGATCCCGGGCGGAGTCATAGCCGTCTGCCAAAACTCGTCTATGCATTGCCATAGGACGCTTCTTTGGACGATCGTTTTCTGCGTGATTTGGACGCTCATATGTCTGGCAGATATTATTTACCGGTATTCGCGCTCGTCAAAGGATAAGCACAGCAGATCACGAAATGAGGAAACGACATGAAATACGCACTTCGGCTTGCTTTAAAAAACATAAAAAGAAAACCGTTCCGCGCTTTCGCAATGATCGTGCTTATCCTGCTTTTATCCTGCTTTCTCTTTATAGGAGCCGATACGGTCATCGGCTTGCAAAACGGTCTTTCAAGCTATCGGGACCGCCTCGGTGCGGATATCGTTGTTGTTCCCGCATCGGCAACAAGTCACGGCGCGGTAGACGATATTTTTTTGCAGGGGATCACGGGAAATTATTATATGTCTGCAAAAGAGATAGATAAAATCACGAAGACCGAAGGCGTTGAAGCATATACGACACAGTTTTTTCTTACGTCTGCAAAGGCAAGCTGCTGTTCAACGCGCGTACAGATCATAGGTTTTGATCCGGAAACGGATTTTATAATACGCCCCTGGATAGCTGAAACATATTCAACGACTATCTCGGACGGCGAAGTCGTTGTCGGAGCAAATATAAATATCCCCGAAAACAAAGTGCTTACGTTTTACGGTGAGGATTATCGTATAGCCGCCCGCCTTGCCGCAACGGGGACGGGTCTTGACAGCGCCGTTTATGCAAATATGAATACGGTTAGGCAGATGGCTCAGAACGCCTCTGTTCTGCTGCAAAGCGACGCCTTTTTGGGTGTGGATACAGATACCGCCGCATCGGCGGTCCTTCTGAAGGTCTCCGACGGATATGAAGCTGATCTTGTGGCGGATGACATAAATATCCATATTACCAAGGTTCAGGCTACG
This region of Clostridia bacterium genomic DNA includes:
- a CDS encoding DUF4418 family protein; translation: MIVNKSKIEFAATDAVLAIFAVLFFIGIRFWFPVCAPMGDSVMSCYWAGEVLKAASWLVLILSFIHIVAPSGKIKTGIDISLIGLAIFTMRIPGGVIAVCQNSSMHCHRTLLWTIVFCVIWTLICLADIIYRYSRSSKDKHSRSRNEETT
- a CDS encoding FtsX-like permease family protein; the encoded protein is MKYALRLALKNIKRKPFRAFAMIVLILLLSCFLFIGADTVIGLQNGLSSYRDRLGADIVVVPASATSHGAVDDIFLQGITGNYYMSAKEIDKITKTEGVEAYTTQFFLTSAKASCCSTRVQIIGFDPETDFIIRPWIAETYSTTISDGEVVVGANINIPENKVLTFYGEDYRIAARLAATGTGLDSAVYANMNTVRQMAQNASVLLQSDAFLGVDTDTAASAVLLKVSDGYEADLVADDINIHITKVQATSSRTMIADIADGLGSVSRVIGVFVGVIWILAVVILIAVFALLSNERKKEFAVLRTLGASRKMLFVIMEAEAGVISIIGAIFGLLIAAPASVPLSAALGNSLDLPFLALSLGTKVLLGVLVLVLSVISGLASALLSAARITKSETGLLLREDA